In Bradyrhizobium sp. 1(2017), one DNA window encodes the following:
- a CDS encoding hydrolase, with protein sequence MSIKATAKPADTLLSPRDHALILIDHQSQMAFNTKSIDLTGLRANVGILAETAKGFNVPTIISTISKDSFAGPLFDEITETFPNAEVTDRTTSNAWEDKNFIARVNAVGKDRLVMCGLWTSVCCNGPVLSALEQGYEVYVVTDACGDTTEEAHERAVARMVQAGARPLTALTYLLELQRDWARLETYEITTGIARKYGGAFGIGINYAKTMFNHE encoded by the coding sequence ATGAGCATCAAGGCAACCGCCAAACCGGCCGACACGCTACTCAGTCCGAGAGACCATGCGCTGATCCTGATCGATCATCAGTCGCAGATGGCATTCAACACAAAGTCGATCGATCTGACCGGTCTGCGGGCAAATGTGGGAATTCTCGCCGAGACAGCGAAGGGCTTCAACGTCCCGACGATCATTTCGACCATCTCGAAGGACAGTTTTGCAGGTCCATTGTTCGATGAAATCACGGAGACCTTTCCTAACGCGGAGGTGACGGACCGTACGACGTCCAATGCCTGGGAAGACAAGAACTTCATCGCGCGCGTCAACGCCGTCGGCAAGGATCGGCTTGTCATGTGCGGCCTGTGGACCTCGGTTTGCTGCAATGGCCCTGTGCTGTCGGCCCTGGAGCAGGGCTACGAGGTCTACGTGGTCACCGATGCCTGCGGCGACACGACCGAGGAGGCGCATGAGCGTGCGGTTGCGCGCATGGTCCAGGCGGGCGCTCGTCCGCTTACGGCGCTGACTTATCTTCTCGAGCTGCAGCGCGATTGGGCGCGTCTTGAGACCTATGAGATCACGACTGGTATTGCGCGAAAGTACGGCGGCGCCTTTGGCATTGGCATCAATTACGCGAAGACGATGTTCAATCACGAGTAG
- a CDS encoding Rieske 2Fe-2S domain-containing protein, translating to MVTREENELLCRVTGDAPMGRMLRQHYWLPAVLSVRVRKGEAPVRVKLFGRNFVAFRGRDGTVGFLDEACPHRGASLALARVDDCSLTCLFHGWKISAGGEVLDVPNEPNNPREFAKTVKAKAYPTREGAGLIWVWLGEGTAPPAPDFEWMDLPPDQVYAAGIELNANWLQGVEATIDSSHVALLHQSWTASSATDFGATRVNTEVSYQFDKKPYGFRAAALRSGPDGSCLARVTEFVMPYYGLIAPIFSGPQQDRTAIIAVPIDDENLIQWYIFYNPEKPVDSWRKVQRANQWPMAGGLPGDESNNWGQNRPIMDAGNSTGFHEIVIEDFVVMVSMGPIVDRSQEYLCSADQAIVRVRRQLLEEVRGFMDGKSPKSGQSETMSYKDIRAVGGRLASAAEDWRQIPR from the coding sequence ATGGTCACGAGAGAAGAGAATGAATTGCTGTGCCGCGTCACCGGTGATGCGCCGATGGGACGCATGCTGCGACAGCATTACTGGCTGCCGGCCGTGCTCTCGGTGCGGGTACGCAAAGGAGAGGCGCCGGTGCGCGTCAAGCTGTTCGGCCGCAACTTCGTGGCCTTCAGGGGCAGGGATGGGACTGTCGGCTTCCTCGATGAAGCTTGTCCGCACAGAGGTGCCTCGCTCGCGCTGGCGCGGGTCGACGATTGCTCGCTGACCTGCCTGTTCCATGGCTGGAAGATAAGTGCCGGCGGCGAGGTGCTGGACGTTCCCAACGAGCCGAACAATCCCAGGGAATTCGCCAAGACGGTCAAGGCGAAGGCCTATCCGACGCGCGAAGGCGCGGGTCTTATCTGGGTCTGGCTCGGCGAAGGCACGGCGCCACCCGCGCCGGACTTCGAATGGATGGATTTGCCGCCGGACCAAGTCTACGCGGCCGGCATCGAGCTCAACGCGAACTGGTTGCAGGGCGTCGAAGCGACCATCGATTCCTCGCATGTCGCCCTGCTGCATCAGAGTTGGACCGCGAGCTCGGCGACGGACTTTGGGGCAACACGGGTCAACACCGAAGTTAGCTACCAGTTTGACAAGAAACCGTATGGATTTCGAGCGGCCGCGCTTCGCTCCGGCCCCGACGGGTCATGTCTTGCGCGCGTGACGGAGTTCGTGATGCCGTATTACGGGTTGATCGCGCCGATTTTCTCGGGGCCGCAGCAGGATCGCACTGCGATCATCGCAGTGCCGATCGACGATGAGAACCTGATCCAATGGTACATCTTCTACAATCCCGAGAAGCCGGTGGATTCCTGGCGCAAGGTGCAGCGGGCCAATCAATGGCCGATGGCCGGCGGTCTCCCGGGCGATGAATCTAACAATTGGGGACAGAACCGTCCGATCATGGATGCCGGCAACAGCACCGGCTTCCACGAGATCGTCATCGAGGATTTCGTGGTGATGGTCAGCATGGGCCCGATCGTCGACCGGTCACAGGAATATCTCTGTTCGGCGGACCAGGCGATCGTCAGGGTACGCCGCCAGCTGCTCGAGGAGGTGCGCGGCTTCATGGACGGCAAGTCGCCGAAGAGCGGCCAGAGCGAGACCATGTCCTATAAGGACATCCGTGCAGTTGGCGGCCGGCTGGCGTCCGCTGCCGAAGACTGGCGGCAGATTCCCCGCTGA
- a CDS encoding SDR family NAD(P)-dependent oxidoreductase, producing the protein MTRFVVSAYYLPRKIIVNTSSKEEILGGHMAERRLKDCVALVTGGSRGVGKGVAIGLAEAGATVIVTARTRNSSSGAEWPGSLDETISAIHDSGGKGVGLLCDHANDGSVREAYDLIRRDYGRLDLLVNNVFAAPNVMPVNVPFWQLPTSLWDTLHHVGLRSHFVASQFAVPLMLPQRRGLIVNTSSGGGVRYTFNVPFGVQKSGVDRMARDMAHELKPFGISAVSIWPGYIKSEKLLAQPDRVPAALARLIAERGETPVFVGRAIAALAADPDVIVKTGQILLASELATEYGFTDIDGKIPPPPSRDPAPLSVFNPAAAT; encoded by the coding sequence TTGACGCGCTTCGTTGTCTCGGCCTATTATCTTCCTAGGAAGATTATTGTCAATACATCTTCCAAGGAAGAAATATTGGGAGGGCACATGGCCGAGCGACGCCTGAAGGATTGTGTTGCGCTGGTGACGGGAGGAAGCCGCGGGGTCGGAAAGGGCGTGGCCATCGGCCTCGCTGAGGCTGGCGCGACCGTGATCGTGACCGCACGCACGCGTAACAGCAGCAGCGGCGCGGAATGGCCCGGCTCTCTCGACGAGACCATATCGGCAATCCACGACTCCGGCGGAAAGGGCGTCGGCCTCCTCTGCGATCATGCCAATGACGGTTCGGTCAGGGAGGCTTACGACCTGATCCGGCGCGACTACGGACGTCTCGATCTGCTCGTGAACAACGTGTTCGCAGCCCCGAACGTCATGCCCGTCAACGTGCCCTTCTGGCAGCTGCCGACCTCGTTGTGGGACACCCTGCATCACGTCGGCCTGCGATCGCATTTCGTGGCCAGCCAGTTTGCGGTCCCGCTGATGCTGCCCCAGAGGCGCGGCCTGATTGTCAATACATCGTCAGGTGGCGGCGTCCGGTACACATTCAACGTCCCGTTCGGCGTACAGAAGTCGGGCGTCGACAGAATGGCGCGCGACATGGCGCATGAACTGAAGCCGTTTGGAATTTCCGCCGTTTCGATCTGGCCCGGCTACATCAAGAGCGAGAAGCTTTTGGCGCAGCCCGATCGGGTGCCAGCGGCTCTCGCCAGGCTGATTGCCGAGAGAGGCGAGACGCCGGTCTTTGTCGGACGCGCGATTGCGGCGCTGGCCGCCGATCCAGATGTGATCGTCAAGACCGGCCAGATCCTGCTCGCCTCGGAGTTAGCCACGGAATACGGTTTCACCGACATCGATGGGAAGATTCCACCTCCGCCGAGCCGCGATCCCGCGCCGCTTTCAGTGTTCAATCCTGCGGCCGCCACTTGA
- a CDS encoding cupin domain-containing protein, whose translation MTVALETMTQLAECNWRRLSLAVVAGFACAVTISRTLPVAMDAISAIPAPLCADNITGSSLNKVEVIASHALSNVPGKRVTVVRVSYGPGGFTPPHRHGGSVTAYITKGVVRSQLKGGPLETFEVGQSFFEPPGATHIVSANASNTEPAELIAVFVADEGAELTTLLDR comes from the coding sequence ATGACCGTTGCATTGGAAACGATGACGCAGCTTGCGGAGTGCAACTGGCGTCGGCTGTCGCTGGCTGTTGTTGCCGGTTTCGCCTGTGCGGTGACGATCTCGAGAACTTTGCCTGTGGCGATGGACGCGATATCGGCAATTCCAGCTCCGCTATGCGCCGACAATATCACGGGCTCATCGCTCAACAAGGTCGAGGTGATCGCCTCGCACGCACTGTCGAATGTTCCGGGCAAGAGGGTCACTGTGGTCCGCGTGAGCTACGGCCCCGGCGGCTTCACGCCGCCGCACCGCCACGGCGGATCGGTAACGGCCTACATCACCAAAGGCGTGGTACGCTCGCAGCTCAAGGGTGGCCCGCTGGAAACATTCGAGGTCGGGCAATCCTTCTTTGAACCCCCGGGCGCGACACACATCGTTTCTGCCAACGCAAGCAACACCGAACCTGCCGAACTGATTGCTGTCTTCGTCGCCGACGAGGGCGCGGAGCTGACGACTCTCCTAGACCGTTAG
- a CDS encoding Rieske (2Fe-2S) protein yields the protein MTWKHLCAASKLSDGEPLGFNFGDQRVALYKVDDDIYATDDVCSHAFALLSTGFLEGHVVECPLHGAMFDVRDGKCRSGGYSDIRAFKVEIRDGEIYVDLEEGAANRGVPGRALDAKA from the coding sequence ATGACCTGGAAGCATTTGTGCGCCGCCTCGAAGCTGTCCGACGGAGAGCCGCTGGGTTTCAACTTCGGTGACCAGCGTGTCGCGCTCTACAAAGTCGACGACGACATTTACGCGACGGACGACGTCTGCTCGCATGCCTTCGCGCTGCTCTCGACCGGCTTTCTTGAAGGCCATGTCGTCGAATGTCCGCTGCATGGTGCGATGTTCGATGTCCGCGACGGCAAGTGCCGGTCCGGCGGCTATAGCGACATCAGGGCATTCAAGGTCGAGATTCGCGATGGCGAGATTTATGTGGATCTCGAAGAAGGCGCTGCGAATCGGGGAGTCCCCGGTCGAGCGCTGGATGCCAAGGCGTGA
- a CDS encoding MFS transporter: MSSPEPTIAPTTGAINVKRRRVIVAATIGNLLEWYDNFIFGVLALTMARLFFPAGNEATSLILAFVTYGAGLAMRPVGAIVLGIYADRIGRSAALYAAMFIMGLGTALMAFAPTYQTIGVWAPLIVLLARLLQGFSGAGEIGSATALLVESAPAGSRGLYASLNASSQQIGFVLAAFVVMVMNLAMAQDEIDAGGWRLPFVFGLAIVPAALYIRANLGEPDIFRQRAKERRMRSAFAIGRAGSLLLALGMLFLYVIAGSVLFVYMPTFAVQKLGLTGASALFATVVATCVTIACTPVAGAMSDRLGRKPLLWIATVSFVLLTYPAFVLILAWPSIALLLLVQSGFGILLALYVGPLFSALAELFPTRIRAVAVSLTYGIAGIIGAFAPAFATWLIVVTGLVGAPAFAVIGAATLSAFALLVFEDRSGEPLS, encoded by the coding sequence ATGTCCAGCCCAGAACCGACAATTGCTCCGACGACCGGCGCGATCAACGTCAAGAGGCGGCGCGTCATTGTTGCAGCCACAATCGGCAATTTGCTCGAATGGTATGACAATTTCATCTTCGGCGTGCTCGCCCTCACGATGGCGAGATTGTTCTTCCCTGCCGGGAACGAGGCGACATCGTTGATCCTGGCGTTCGTAACCTACGGCGCCGGGTTGGCGATGAGACCCGTCGGTGCGATCGTGCTTGGCATCTATGCCGACCGCATCGGACGCTCCGCAGCGCTCTACGCTGCAATGTTCATCATGGGCCTTGGTACGGCCTTGATGGCGTTCGCACCGACCTATCAGACCATCGGTGTGTGGGCACCCTTGATAGTCCTGCTGGCGCGCTTGCTGCAGGGATTCTCCGGGGCGGGCGAGATCGGCAGCGCCACGGCTCTGCTGGTAGAGAGCGCGCCTGCCGGATCGCGGGGTCTCTATGCAAGCCTGAACGCGTCAAGCCAGCAGATCGGGTTCGTGCTTGCTGCCTTCGTTGTGATGGTGATGAACCTCGCCATGGCGCAGGATGAGATCGATGCGGGCGGCTGGCGTCTGCCGTTCGTGTTCGGTTTGGCGATTGTGCCGGCCGCGCTCTATATCCGGGCCAACCTTGGCGAGCCGGATATTTTTCGGCAGCGGGCCAAAGAACGGAGGATGCGGTCAGCTTTTGCGATTGGGCGAGCCGGGTCGCTGCTGTTGGCCCTTGGCATGCTGTTTCTCTACGTCATCGCGGGCAGTGTGTTGTTTGTCTACATGCCGACCTTTGCGGTGCAGAAGCTGGGGCTTACCGGGGCGAGCGCGCTCTTTGCAACCGTTGTGGCGACCTGCGTGACGATTGCTTGCACACCGGTTGCGGGAGCCATGTCGGATCGACTAGGCCGCAAGCCGCTGCTGTGGATCGCGACCGTCAGCTTCGTGCTGCTGACCTATCCGGCATTCGTTCTCATTCTAGCCTGGCCATCGATCGCCCTGCTGCTGTTGGTCCAGTCAGGATTTGGTATACTGCTTGCCCTGTATGTTGGTCCGCTTTTTTCTGCGTTGGCCGAACTGTTTCCGACACGGATTCGCGCCGTGGCGGTGTCGCTGACCTATGGGATCGCAGGCATCATCGGAGCCTTCGCGCCGGCGTTCGCGACCTGGCTGATCGTGGTCACTGGACTTGTTGGTGCGCCGGCATTCGCCGTCATCGGGGCCGCAACCCTCAGCGCTTTCGCGCTTTTGGTTTTTGAAGACCGCTCCGGAGAGCCATTGTCCTGA